One genomic region from Actinocatenispora thailandica encodes:
- a CDS encoding TetR/AcrR family transcriptional regulator, translated as MSSVADEGDLTAKATIRNAALRLFAERGHDAVTMREIAAAAGVSPALVVHHFGSKDGLRAAVDEYAGHAFDTLFAMDEQDLTAAVTSDNWVSVAEMFARAFPHGSPLPAYLRRLLLVNDPAGAALFGRWVALTRRMLESLTAIGAVQPAEDPATLAAFLLVNDLSLVLLRNQIAAAIGVDPLTPEGIARWTRAVTAVYTKGVFVTAPGEEPS; from the coding sequence ATGAGTTCAGTCGCCGACGAGGGAGATCTCACCGCCAAGGCCACCATCCGCAACGCGGCGCTGCGCCTGTTCGCCGAGCGGGGGCACGATGCCGTCACCATGCGCGAGATCGCGGCCGCCGCCGGCGTCTCACCCGCGCTGGTGGTGCACCACTTCGGCAGCAAGGACGGGCTGCGGGCGGCGGTGGACGAGTACGCCGGGCACGCCTTCGACACGCTGTTCGCGATGGACGAGCAGGACCTGACGGCTGCGGTGACCTCGGACAACTGGGTCTCGGTCGCCGAGATGTTCGCGCGCGCCTTCCCGCACGGCTCCCCGCTGCCCGCCTACCTGCGCCGGCTGCTGCTCGTCAACGACCCGGCCGGTGCCGCGCTTTTCGGTCGCTGGGTCGCGCTGACCCGCCGGATGCTCGAGTCGCTGACCGCGATCGGCGCCGTCCAGCCGGCCGAAGACCCGGCGACGCTCGCGGCGTTCTTGCTGGTCAACGACCTCTCGCTGGTGCTGCTGCGCAACCAGATCGCCGCCGCGATCGGAGTCGACCCGCTCACCCCGGAGGGCATCGCCCGCTGGACCCGGGCGGTCACCGCCGTCTACACGAAGGGCGTGTTCGTGACCGCGCCCGGGGAGGAACCCTCGTGA
- a CDS encoding ABC transporter permease: MRTLRLLTVGGAIAYRALFNWTTPAMFVGTLLVSPIFQLLFFVYLGRTLHVGDDLGYLVGNAVLSAALACVYGGTMAVANERRYGTLGPLLLSPLRRAAVFGGRALPYAVNGVLVSAFTLIVGALLLRVPIGVRALPGLALAITAGSLCCAFFGLTLGSIGLRFRDVWLVSNVADAVLLLVSGVNVAPAALPPVLRVAGALLPLRHAATAAREAAGGARLSALVAPLGAELGLAVGYALLAIVLLAAFERGSRRHATLDLL, from the coding sequence ATGCGCACTCTCAGACTGCTCACGGTGGGCGGCGCGATCGCCTACCGGGCCCTGTTCAACTGGACCACGCCGGCCATGTTCGTCGGGACCCTGCTCGTTTCCCCGATCTTCCAGCTGCTGTTCTTCGTCTACCTCGGCCGCACCCTGCACGTCGGTGACGATCTGGGCTACCTGGTCGGCAACGCCGTGCTGAGTGCCGCGCTGGCCTGCGTGTACGGCGGCACCATGGCGGTGGCGAACGAACGCCGGTACGGCACCCTCGGTCCGCTGCTGCTGTCCCCGCTGCGCCGCGCCGCGGTCTTCGGTGGCCGCGCCCTGCCGTACGCGGTGAACGGCGTGCTGGTGTCGGCGTTCACGTTGATCGTCGGTGCGTTGCTGCTGCGGGTACCGATCGGCGTCCGGGCGCTGCCCGGGCTGGCGCTGGCGATCACCGCCGGGTCGTTGTGCTGCGCGTTCTTCGGTCTCACGCTCGGCTCCATCGGGTTGCGCTTCCGCGACGTGTGGCTGGTGTCCAACGTCGCCGACGCGGTGTTGCTGCTGGTCAGCGGCGTCAACGTGGCACCGGCGGCGTTACCGCCGGTGCTGCGGGTGGCCGGCGCGCTGCTGCCGCTGCGGCACGCGGCGACCGCCGCCCGCGAGGCCGCCGGGGGCGCGCGGCTGTCCGCGCTGGTCGCGCCGCTCGGCGCCGAGCTGGGTCTGGCGGTCGGCTACGCCCTGCTCGCGATCGTGCTGCTGGCCGCCTTCGAGCGCGGCAGCCGCCGCCACGCGACGCTCGACCTGCTCTGA
- a CDS encoding ABC transporter permease: MSAGPAGGLPAMVGIVWRTRRRGIVVWVLALAASMIGTAASIAGLYDTPAKIHSYAAAVTSGSALAAINGHVEGIDSLGGVIQDEFGFLASFLLPLLGIALVAGSTRREEESGRLETLLGGRIARHQPVLAALTVASAAVLATSALFAAGLAVAGVPVQAAILYSAALGALAFTFAGIAALLAQLVHHARGVYTWSLIVLAAGYVLRGIGDTTKSWSSWLSPLGWVEKTAPFARQRWWVLAIPVAVGLASAGAAVWLATRRDLGSALLRGGAGPARATRWGRGPIGLAVRIHGPATAGWLAGGVLLTAMMGALARQLLDAMAGNPALATAMGIHGGRPLDGFAAVTQLYLAVIGTGYVIQAIGTLRAEESQGRLETRLAGTLSRGRWLAGHAAVVAAGLVLVVVGSSVVLGLATAQSVGNTAEFGAIITAGLAYLPAELVLGGLALALFGWWPRGFGLAWAGYAVATFIAFLGPGLKLAQWVLDLAPSTHVGNPPLGTVDPADLAALAVVAIVLTVAGFVTFRRRDVPRS; this comes from the coding sequence ATGAGCGCCGGACCGGCCGGCGGCCTTCCCGCCATGGTCGGCATCGTCTGGCGCACCCGGCGGCGCGGGATCGTGGTCTGGGTGCTCGCCCTCGCCGCGAGCATGATCGGGACGGCCGCCTCCATCGCCGGCCTCTACGACACCCCCGCGAAGATCCACAGCTACGCCGCGGCGGTCACCTCCGGCAGCGCGCTGGCCGCGATCAACGGCCACGTCGAGGGCATCGACAGCCTGGGCGGGGTGATCCAGGACGAGTTCGGTTTCCTGGCCTCGTTCCTGCTTCCGCTGCTGGGTATCGCGCTGGTCGCCGGCTCGACCCGGCGGGAGGAGGAGTCGGGCCGGCTCGAGACGCTCCTCGGCGGCCGGATCGCCCGGCACCAGCCCGTGTTGGCGGCGCTCACCGTCGCCAGCGCGGCGGTACTGGCCACCTCGGCACTGTTCGCCGCCGGCCTGGCGGTCGCCGGGGTCCCGGTGCAGGCGGCGATCCTCTACAGCGCGGCGCTCGGCGCGTTGGCCTTCACATTCGCCGGGATCGCGGCCCTGCTCGCGCAGCTCGTCCACCATGCCCGCGGCGTCTACACCTGGAGCCTGATCGTGCTGGCCGCCGGGTACGTGCTGCGCGGCATCGGCGACACCACGAAGAGCTGGTCGAGCTGGCTGTCTCCGCTGGGCTGGGTCGAGAAGACGGCGCCGTTCGCCCGCCAGCGGTGGTGGGTGCTCGCGATCCCGGTGGCCGTCGGGCTCGCCTCGGCCGGTGCGGCCGTGTGGCTGGCGACCCGACGGGACCTGGGCAGCGCCCTGCTGCGTGGCGGTGCGGGCCCGGCGCGGGCGACCCGGTGGGGGCGCGGGCCGATCGGCCTCGCGGTGCGGATCCACGGCCCGGCGACCGCGGGCTGGCTGGCCGGCGGGGTGCTGCTCACCGCGATGATGGGAGCGCTGGCCCGGCAGCTTCTCGACGCGATGGCCGGCAACCCGGCGCTCGCCACCGCAATGGGCATCCACGGCGGTCGACCGCTGGACGGCTTCGCCGCGGTGACCCAGCTGTACCTGGCGGTCATCGGCACCGGTTACGTCATCCAGGCGATCGGCACCCTGCGTGCCGAGGAGTCCCAGGGCCGGCTGGAGACCCGGCTCGCCGGCACCCTGTCCCGGGGCCGCTGGCTGGCCGGGCACGCGGCCGTCGTCGCCGCCGGACTGGTACTCGTCGTCGTCGGTTCCTCGGTGGTGCTCGGGCTGGCGACGGCGCAGTCGGTGGGGAACACCGCCGAGTTCGGCGCGATCATCACGGCCGGCCTGGCCTATCTGCCGGCGGAGCTGGTGCTCGGCGGTCTCGCGCTGGCACTGTTCGGCTGGTGGCCGCGCGGCTTCGGCCTCGCCTGGGCGGGGTACGCGGTGGCGACGTTCATCGCCTTCCTCGGCCCCGGCCTGAAACTCGCGCAGTGGGTCCTCGACCTCGCTCCCAGCACGCACGTCGGGAACCCACCGCTGGGTACGGTCGACCCCGCCGATCTCGCCGCGCTGGCCGTCGTCGCCATCGTGCTGACCGTGGCCGGGTTCGTCACCTTCCGCCGCCGGGACGTGCCCCGGTCCTGA
- a CDS encoding ABC transporter ATP-binding protein, translating to MKRSATAVIEIRDLTKSFGKVRALDGLDLTVRPGEVHGFLGPNGAGKSTTIRILLGLSRATSGQVELFGADPWRHAARLHERLAYVAGDVALWPGLTGGQCIDVIGATHGRVDQQRRRQLIERFDLDPTKRIRDYSKGNRQKVALVAAFAAAADLLVLDEPTSGLDPLMEQAFQQCVRERRDDGVTVLLSSHLLAEVEALADRVSIIRHGRTVTTGSLAELRRHTRTAVHAVTAREPDGLARAAGVADWACEPLDGKLDIRFTIDAEHLDAVIGGLHAARIHTLTVTPPSLDALFLHSYGEALDARESGDAAAGAAR from the coding sequence GTGAAACGCTCGGCCACCGCCGTCATCGAGATACGGGACCTGACCAAGTCGTTCGGCAAGGTTCGCGCCCTCGACGGGCTGGACCTCACCGTACGGCCGGGCGAGGTGCACGGCTTCCTCGGGCCCAACGGGGCAGGCAAGTCCACCACCATTCGCATCCTGCTCGGGCTGAGCCGGGCCACGAGCGGGCAGGTGGAACTGTTCGGCGCCGACCCCTGGCGACACGCCGCCCGGCTGCACGAGCGGCTGGCCTACGTCGCCGGTGACGTCGCGCTGTGGCCCGGCCTGACCGGCGGCCAGTGCATCGACGTGATCGGTGCCACCCACGGCCGGGTCGACCAGCAGCGCCGGCGCCAGCTGATCGAGCGCTTCGATCTCGACCCGACGAAACGAATCCGGGACTACTCCAAGGGAAACCGGCAGAAGGTCGCGCTCGTCGCGGCCTTCGCCGCGGCGGCCGACCTGCTCGTGCTCGACGAACCGACGTCCGGGCTCGATCCGTTGATGGAACAGGCCTTCCAGCAGTGCGTGCGCGAACGCCGGGACGACGGGGTGACGGTGCTGCTGTCCAGCCATCTGCTCGCCGAGGTCGAGGCGCTGGCCGACCGGGTGAGCATCATCCGCCACGGCCGCACCGTCACGACCGGCAGCCTCGCCGAGCTGCGCCGGCACACCCGGACCGCGGTGCATGCCGTCACCGCCCGCGAACCCGACGGGTTGGCCCGCGCGGCAGGAGTGGCCGACTGGGCCTGCGAACCGCTGGACGGCAAGCTCGACATCAGGTTCACCATCGACGCCGAGCACCTCGACGCGGTGATCGGCGGCCTGCACGCCGCGCGGATCCACACCCTGACCGTCACCCCGCCGAGCCTGGATGCGCTGTTCCTGCACAGCTACGGGGAGGCGCTCGACGCCCGGGAGAGCGGCGATGCTGCTGCCGGGGCGGCGCGATGA